In the genome of Oncorhynchus masou masou isolate Uvic2021 chromosome 26, UVic_Omas_1.1, whole genome shotgun sequence, one region contains:
- the LOC135514615 gene encoding nuclear factor 7, brain-like, whose product MATASSPLTDHLRCSICTEVFTEPVSLNCQHTFCKSCIQQSLKTLQQCPLCGSCLFRDSTFEINKPKPKPRLKPKSEGVEQSSDHGEWRQRTTAGQHMCSKHNEMLQLFCDTDKRFICVVCRDGRAHAGHKFKPVKEAQDDVMEKLVSDLIYLQEDINMVVRFLESERGITANTRERNVRLKAEISSQFEELREQLRLREEQAMKEIEDMDMDFETKLTEIEEVLAEGWERQAILKSAMNISEPREFVMWWTEKGEAEARLVREVGKLQGPLMRKCPPPSPQKPWTILGLSATQPKPSVTLPNSVMIQRGPARTELQSLLGFLDSEGLKKSLSRSISQPKSNNLVFKKTKSKKDQSKFHVSF is encoded by the coding sequence ATGGCcacagcctcctctcccctcacagaccacCTCCGTTGTTCGATCTGCACAGAGGTTTTCACTGAGCCTGTGTCTCTCAACTGCCAGCACACCTTCTGTAAGAGCTGCATCCAACAAAGCCTGAAGACCCTCCAGCAATGTCCGTTGTGCGGATCTTGCCTATTCAGAGACTCAACCTTTGAAATCAACaagcctaaacctaaacctagacTTAAACCTAAATCTGAAGGGGTGGAACAGTCTTCCGATCATGGTGAATGGAGACAGAGAACCACAGCAGGACAACACATGTGTTCTAAACACAATGAAATGTTGCAATTGTTCTGTGATACAGACAAACGGTTCATCTGTGTTGTATGCAGAGACGGGAGAGCCCACGCAGGACACAAGTTCAAACCTGTGAAAGAGGCGCAAGATGATGTCATGGAGAAACTAGTCTCTGACTTAATCTACCTTCAAGAGGATATCAACATGGTGGTCAGGTTCCTGGAGAGCGAGCGAGGCATCACGGCGAACACGCGGGAGAGAAACGTCAGACTCAAAGCCGAGATAAGCTCCCAGTTTGAGGAGCTCAGAGAGCagctgagactgagagaggagcaGGCCATGAAGGAGATAGAGGATATGGACATGGACTTTGAGACTAAACTAACCGAGATAGAGGAAGTGTTGGCAGAAGGCTGGGAGAGACAGGCCATCTTAAAGTCAGCGATGAACATTTCTGAGCCCAGGGAGTTCGTCATGTGGTGGACAGAAAAGGGTGAGGCCGAGGCGAGGCTGGTGAGGGAGGTTGGAAAACTGCAGGGACCTTTGATGAGGAAATGCCCCCCTCCCAGTCCACAGAAACCCTGGACAATCCTGGGCCTATCTGCTACACAGCCCAAACCATCCGTCACACTCCCCAACTCAGTCATGATACAACGTGGCCCAGCCAGGACAGAGTTGCAGAGCCTGCTTGGCTTCCTGGACTCGGAGGGTCTGAAGAAAAGTCTTTCCAGAAGCATTTCTCAACCCAAATCCAACAATTTAGTCTTTAAAAAGACTAAATCTAAAAAAGACCAGAGTAAATTTCATGTCAGTTTTTAG